Genomic segment of Acinetobacter larvae:
ACGGTATTAACCTCGATGGGGCGTGAAGATTTGATTGAACTTGGTTTGGATGTCGATCCACAAGTGCAAGTACAACGTTTGGCACGCTTGACACAGCAATGTGGTTTAGATGGTGTGGTGTGTTCAGCCCAGGAAGCACCGCTATTGCGTGCCAATTTAGGTCAAGATTTTAATTTGGTTACACCTGGTATTCGCCCATTGGGAAGTCAGGCTGATGATCAAAAACGCATCGTTACGCCCAAACAAGCGATGGAGAATGGTGCGAGCCATTTGGTTATTGGACGACCTATTACGCAGTCTGCGCATCCAAAACAAAGTTTACAGGATATTTTGCACAGCTTAACTAACGAATCTATTTAAAGCAGTTTTACTGGCATATATTCAGACACTACATATTCCACTGCACCCAATGGTGTGGTGGAATAATGTTTATATCTGTGTGTTGTGAACAGTTTAAATGTGTAGTTGCATTGCATGAGCATGCAGTTAGAGTGCAGCCAGCATGCTGACCGCAATGGGCGCGACAATAGATAAAATAAAGCCACTGACCATGGCATGTGGAATAAACTGATTGCCACAGGATTGTTTGACCATTGGTAGGGTCACATCCATTGCTGTCGCACCAGCAGTTGCAATCGCAGCACGTGGATAACGCCATCCCAATAAGTACATCAACAAAATTGCAAAAACCTCACGTAATAAGTCATTGACCAGCGCAATACTGCCAAGCTGTGGGTTCTTGAGTTCGCTAATCACAATGCTCGACATGGAATAAAAACCATAACCCTGAGAAAGTAAAAATAATTCACTTAAACTGAGTTGCTCAATCCACAATAATGCGGCGCAGGCACCTAAAATTGATCCGACAATACACGCAACGGGAACCAAAAGAATTTTCCAATTGAGCCAAGCTTTATTGATAGGAGATTGCGCTAAATCAATACCAATCAACAGCATGAAAAACAGTAATAAATACCAAGTATTGATGTGGGCTGGATAATCTGCTGCGCTCAGATAAGTTGCTAAAAAATAGCCAGCAATCAACGCAAATAGTGCATAACTGATGTTGAGCAAGGAGCTAAATAACAACTCTGTTGAAACTTTGCCGTGCTGCGGTTGGAAGCGAAGTATTTTAAAAATAATATAACAGCATAAAAAACTGCCTAGAGAGGTTAAACTGGCAATAATAAATGCATTTTTAATAATATGTGTAGGCTGTGCGAGGCTATTGATGGTATCGGCAAATTCCATGGCAATGGCGACTAAAAGAATATAGGTAAAATAAGGCAGTATCTTATAAACCCATTGAATGAGGCGTGGGCTCATTCTTTTTGCCAATATAAAACCCAAAAATAGACAGATTAATAATTGTAAAATCAACCAAAGCGATTGCATGTGAGATAGCCAACAATACATGAAGGCAGTCATTATAACCAAGCCATAGGGTACTGAACATGCTTAGTCGAGCAAATCTTTGTGCTCTACCATCGAGTTATGTTCAATTATACTCTTTCTGTTGATGGACTAAAGATTTAGCTTTGATTTTGTTAAGTTATGCGCTTGAGTCTAGGCTGGACTCATGATTAAGTAATGCTCTTAATCTGAGCAATTAACAAGCTGAGTAAATTGAAGGATCAAAAACCAAAAGAGTATGGCTATGCACTTGCAACATCGTAAGTCGATACACGGACTGATTTATCTCATTAATGCCATGCAAGGTGCTGGTATTGATATTACTCTGCGTTTAGAAAGCATCGGATTGGCTGTCGAGACACTTGATGCAGAAGCGGTGATTGATGTTGAATTACAAGCCAAGATCTATCAACATTTACTGGCGGGTTTGCATGTCGAAGATGCATTGTTGATTGGGCGTCAGTATCGTTTTTTGGTGGGTCAGGGACCTTTGCTGATGTTATTACGCAGTGCTGCAACGGTTGAGCAAGCAATCCATCAAGGCATTTATTTCCAGCAAATCACTTATTTACACGGCAATTTACGCTTAGAGATGCAGCAGGATCAGCTGGTACTGAGCTATGATTTGCCAGACTATCGTCAACAGCAATCGCATTGTTTGATCGGTTTATGTGAAATGGCCAGCCTTTATCATTTGATACGTGGTTTACATTATTTGGCCGGTTTGACTTTGCCAAAAATGACCTTGCACTTGAGTATGCCACAACCAGAAGATGCTGCGTTATTACAAGCCTATCAACAATGCTATGGCAATAAAATTTGCTTTGCTGCCAAAGAAAATGCAATTTACTTAACAGGTGTTGATCTAAAACATCATCTTGA
This window contains:
- a CDS encoding helix-turn-helix domain-containing protein; translated protein: MHLQHRKSIHGLIYLINAMQGAGIDITLRLESIGLAVETLDAEAVIDVELQAKIYQHLLAGLHVEDALLIGRQYRFLVGQGPLLMLLRSAATVEQAIHQGIYFQQITYLHGNLRLEMQQDQLVLSYDLPDYRQQQSHCLIGLCEMASLYHLIRGLHYLAGLTLPKMTLHLSMPQPEDAALLQAYQQCYGNKICFAAKENAIYLTGVDLKHHLETADPLAYRIYLKHCHHALHRLQQQQHSQRLLQQVYDYLYLQQGCMASVTATARVMQRAERTLRYQLQQLGSSYKQIREQVIQQKALAMVQAKQYSIVHIAKILGYSETAAFNHAFKRWFGQSPSQFHKSTSRYS
- the pyrF gene encoding orotidine-5'-phosphate decarboxylase, which translates into the protein MSIIVALDAKSQYDALTIADQLDPELCRVKVGKELFTHEGPSIIKALHDRKFDVFLDLKFHDIPNTTAQAVCAAAELGVWMVNVHACGGRKMMETCVQRLQQGGYNTLLIAVTVLTSMGREDLIELGLDVDPQVQVQRLARLTQQCGLDGVVCSAQEAPLLRANLGQDFNLVTPGIRPLGSQADDQKRIVTPKQAMENGASHLVIGRPITQSAHPKQSLQDILHSLTNESI
- a CDS encoding lysine exporter LysO family protein, translated to MQSLWLILQLLICLFLGFILAKRMSPRLIQWVYKILPYFTYILLVAIAMEFADTINSLAQPTHIIKNAFIIASLTSLGSFLCCYIIFKILRFQPQHGKVSTELLFSSLLNISYALFALIAGYFLATYLSAADYPAHINTWYLLLFFMLLIGIDLAQSPINKAWLNWKILLVPVACIVGSILGACAALLWIEQLSLSELFLLSQGYGFYSMSSIVISELKNPQLGSIALVNDLLREVFAILLMYLLGWRYPRAAIATAGATAMDVTLPMVKQSCGNQFIPHAMVSGFILSIVAPIAVSMLAAL